In Streptomyces sclerotialus, one genomic interval encodes:
- a CDS encoding TetR/AcrR family transcriptional regulator, whose translation MPRQVDYEDRRRQIAEAVCTLIARSGLEAVSLRDVATEANVSMGAVQRCFRTKEDMLLSALEHISQHVSGRAEQRIAAAASPEAAATLLAHTLTELALLDEESKTLAHVWLAFATRASAGDKVAAVLHDTYAKLHDLITWLIRYGQDTGEVPRSFDPDGEADTLLALADGLTVHVLAGHHTPAAALNILRRHLAHLLPDAPEDA comes from the coding sequence GTGCCCAGGCAGGTCGACTACGAGGACCGGCGTCGGCAGATCGCCGAAGCGGTCTGCACTCTCATCGCGCGGTCCGGGCTGGAAGCCGTCAGCCTCCGAGACGTCGCCACCGAGGCGAACGTGTCGATGGGCGCCGTCCAGCGGTGCTTCCGCACGAAGGAAGACATGCTGCTCTCCGCACTGGAGCACATCTCCCAGCACGTCAGCGGCCGCGCCGAGCAGCGCATCGCCGCGGCCGCCAGCCCCGAGGCCGCAGCCACTCTGCTGGCCCACACCCTGACCGAACTCGCCCTGCTGGACGAGGAGTCCAAGACATTGGCACACGTCTGGCTGGCCTTCGCCACGCGTGCCTCAGCCGGCGACAAGGTGGCCGCCGTCCTGCACGACACCTACGCGAAACTGCACGACCTCATCACCTGGCTGATCCGCTACGGGCAGGACACCGGGGAAGTGCCCCGGTCCTTCGACCCCGACGGCGAAGCGGACACCCTCCTGGCGCTGGCGGACGGTCTCACGGTCCACGTCCTGGCGGGCCACCACACCCCTGCCGCGGCGCTGAACATCCTCCGACGCCACCTCGCCCACCTGCTGCCCGACGCACCCGAGGACGCCTGA
- a CDS encoding dihydrofolate reductase family protein: MRIVVSEFISLDGVVQAPGGPDEDTDGGFAHGGWSHPFFDPEAMGGAFDAAMTRAGALLFGRRTWQTMAAAWPGRSGDPFADRMNSLPKYVVSRTLGDDELTWNNTTRIPGDEAVARIRELRGTEGGDLWVMGSPTLVRTLLHEDLVDELLLMIEPVILGGGKTIFPGDGTQRAFELVSTVTSGTGVHVCTYRPAPAKG; this comes from the coding sequence ATGCGCATCGTGGTCAGTGAGTTCATCAGCCTGGACGGCGTCGTGCAGGCACCGGGCGGGCCGGACGAGGACACCGACGGCGGGTTCGCCCACGGCGGCTGGTCGCACCCGTTCTTCGACCCCGAGGCGATGGGCGGCGCCTTCGACGCGGCGATGACCAGGGCGGGGGCGCTGCTCTTCGGACGCCGTACGTGGCAGACGATGGCGGCGGCCTGGCCCGGCCGGAGCGGTGACCCGTTCGCCGACCGGATGAACTCCCTCCCCAAGTACGTCGTCTCCCGCACCCTCGGCGACGACGAACTGACCTGGAACAACACCACGCGCATCCCCGGCGACGAAGCCGTCGCCCGCATCCGGGAGCTGCGCGGCACCGAAGGCGGCGACCTGTGGGTGATGGGGAGCCCCACACTCGTCCGCACCCTCCTGCACGAGGACCTGGTCGACGAGCTGCTGCTCATGATCGAGCCGGTGATCCTCGGCGGCGGCAAGACGATCTTCCCCGGCGACGGTACGCAGCGCGCGTTCGAACTGGTCTCGACGGTAACCAGCGGTACGGGGGTGCACGTGTGCACCTACCGGCCCGCCCCCGCGAAGGGCTGA
- a CDS encoding DUF2267 domain-containing protein — MTYRQMLEKVRYEGAYPTRERAEEAVQAVLAALGRQLTGDERVALAACLPLEAALTFTAQIPHPEPLTGWGFVKDLAARTGGSPATTRWDSGAVLTTVAALAGRDLLTRILTHLPSGYAPLFGRPELARDAEPQAA; from the coding sequence ATGACGTACCGTCAGATGTTGGAGAAGGTCCGGTACGAAGGCGCCTACCCGACCCGGGAGAGGGCGGAGGAAGCCGTCCAGGCGGTACTCGCGGCCCTGGGGCGGCAGTTGACCGGCGACGAACGCGTCGCATTGGCCGCCTGCCTGCCCCTGGAGGCGGCCCTCACCTTCACGGCCCAGATCCCGCACCCCGAACCGCTCACCGGCTGGGGCTTCGTCAAGGATCTCGCCGCGCGTACCGGCGGCAGCCCCGCCACCACCCGTTGGGACTCCGGTGCCGTCCTGACCACGGTGGCCGCCCTGGCGGGCCGTGACCTCCTCACCCGCATCCTGACCCATCTCCCCTCCGGCTACGCCCCGCTGTTCGGCCGCCCCGAACTCGCCCGGGATGCCGAACCCCAGGCGGCCTGA
- a CDS encoding TetR-like C-terminal domain-containing protein — protein MGAKQPRTRPGGRSARVQESVHRAVRELEAEEGREALTVPLIASRAEVTPSTIYRRWGDLQVLLSDVAVERLRPEGPPADRGSLAEDLETWAVEWLEEMSSAAGRAYIQDALAGDREGGNAGQCSAYAAEQVAVLLGRAAERGERAPDVETVLDHLVAPMMYRILFRPGLLDAAYARGLARTLLARLTAEPTK, from the coding sequence ATGGGAGCGAAGCAGCCGAGGACCCGCCCGGGCGGGCGCAGTGCACGCGTACAGGAATCGGTGCACCGGGCCGTACGCGAACTGGAGGCGGAGGAAGGGCGCGAAGCCCTCACCGTGCCGCTGATCGCGTCGCGTGCCGAGGTCACTCCCTCGACGATCTACCGGCGTTGGGGCGACCTCCAGGTGCTGCTGTCCGACGTCGCGGTGGAGCGGCTGCGCCCGGAGGGGCCGCCCGCCGACCGCGGCAGCCTCGCCGAGGACCTGGAGACCTGGGCGGTGGAGTGGCTGGAGGAGATGTCCTCGGCGGCCGGGCGCGCGTACATCCAGGACGCGCTCGCCGGGGACCGGGAGGGCGGTAACGCGGGACAGTGTTCGGCGTACGCCGCCGAGCAGGTCGCCGTGCTCCTCGGCCGCGCCGCCGAGCGGGGCGAGCGGGCGCCCGACGTGGAGACGGTCCTCGACCACCTGGTGGCGCCGATGATGTACCGCATCCTCTTCCGCCCCGGCCTCCTGGACGCCGCCTATGCCCGCGGCCTGGCGCGCACGCTCCTCGCCCGCCTCACCGCCGAACCCACGAAGTAA
- a CDS encoding MFS transporter yields the protein MTLLSFGHACVDVYQGAVAALVPFFVSERAFTYAAASGLVLAASVLSSVVQPLFGALTDKWPLPWLLPVSTLVGGAGVALAGVFDAYALTLAAVAVSGIGVAAYHPEAARVARNAAGRGSHTAMGWFSLGGNLGFATAPLMVSAVIATGGLRASPLLVVPALAGAALCVAALRGMTAPAGTEPAPDAATSAAGRPSPEPAPARDDWASFAKLSGAIVCRSIVFVGLSAFLSLYVPQRAGGGEVAGTAALFVLYLGGAVGTVTGGRLATRYGRIPVVQWSYALTVLAVAGVVLVPGPLLYVCVALASAGLYVPFSLHITLGQDYLPRRVGTASGVTLGLTVSIGGVASPLIGALADATSLQTALAPLIALPALGWLLLRTLDEPELPEAVTTA from the coding sequence ATCACCCTGCTGTCGTTCGGACATGCCTGCGTGGACGTCTACCAGGGCGCGGTGGCAGCCCTGGTGCCGTTCTTCGTCTCGGAACGCGCCTTCACCTACGCCGCCGCCTCCGGTCTCGTCCTCGCCGCCTCCGTACTGTCCTCGGTGGTGCAGCCGCTGTTCGGAGCGCTCACCGACAAGTGGCCCCTGCCGTGGCTGCTGCCGGTCAGCACCCTGGTGGGCGGCGCCGGAGTCGCCCTCGCCGGGGTCTTCGACGCGTACGCGCTGACCCTGGCGGCCGTCGCGGTGTCCGGGATCGGCGTCGCCGCCTACCATCCGGAGGCCGCGCGCGTGGCACGGAACGCCGCGGGCCGCGGCAGCCACACCGCGATGGGCTGGTTCTCCCTCGGCGGCAACCTCGGCTTCGCCACCGCGCCCCTGATGGTCTCCGCCGTCATCGCCACCGGCGGCCTGCGCGCCTCCCCGCTCCTCGTCGTCCCCGCCCTCGCCGGCGCGGCGCTGTGCGTGGCCGCGCTGCGGGGGATGACGGCCCCCGCCGGGACGGAGCCCGCGCCCGACGCGGCGACGTCAGCGGCCGGGCGCCCGAGCCCGGAGCCGGCTCCCGCCCGGGACGACTGGGCCTCCTTCGCGAAGCTGTCGGGCGCCATCGTGTGCCGCTCGATCGTCTTCGTGGGCCTCAGCGCATTCCTCTCGCTGTACGTGCCGCAGCGCGCGGGCGGCGGCGAAGTCGCGGGAACCGCCGCGTTGTTCGTCCTCTACCTCGGCGGTGCCGTCGGCACCGTGACGGGCGGGAGGCTCGCCACCCGCTACGGCCGCATCCCGGTCGTCCAGTGGTCCTACGCGCTGACCGTGCTGGCGGTGGCCGGTGTGGTCCTCGTCCCCGGACCGCTGCTCTACGTGTGTGTCGCGCTCGCCTCGGCCGGCCTGTACGTGCCGTTCTCCCTGCACATCACCCTCGGCCAGGACTACCTGCCCCGGCGCGTCGGCACCGCCAGCGGCGTCACCCTGGGGCTGACCGTGAGCATCGGCGGCGTCGCCAGCCCGCTCATCGGCGCCCTCGCCGACGCCACCTCCCTGCAGACGGCCCTCGCACCGCTGATCGCGCTGCCCGCACTCGGCTGGCTCCTGCTGCGCACCCTGGACGAGCCCGAGCTCCCCGAAGCGGTGACTACGGCATGA
- a CDS encoding Hsp20/alpha crystallin family protein: MLMRTDPFREFDRLAQHLMGSGTWSRPAPMPMDAYREGDTYVVAFDLPGVTPDAIDIDVDRNMLTVKAERRPTADGERIQMDLSERPLGVFSRRLALADTLDTEHITADYEAGVLTLRIPVAERAKPRKVAIRGATPQDKQLSG, translated from the coding sequence ATGTTGATGCGCACTGACCCCTTCCGTGAGTTCGACCGGCTCGCCCAGCATCTGATGGGCTCCGGCACCTGGTCCCGTCCGGCCCCGATGCCGATGGACGCCTACCGCGAGGGCGACACCTACGTCGTGGCGTTCGACCTCCCCGGCGTGACGCCGGACGCGATCGACATCGATGTCGACCGGAACATGCTGACCGTCAAGGCCGAGCGGCGGCCGACGGCGGACGGCGAGCGGATCCAGATGGACCTGTCCGAGCGGCCGTTGGGCGTCTTCTCCCGCCGGCTGGCGCTCGCCGACACCCTCGACACCGAGCACATCACGGCCGACTACGAGGCGGGGGTGCTGACCCTGCGCATCCCGGTCGCGGAGCGCGCCAAGCCCCGCAAGGTCGCCATCCGCGGGGCAACGCCCCAGGACAAGCAGCTCTCCGGCTGA
- a CDS encoding MBL fold metallo-hydrolase — protein sequence MPAPTWTVGGITVHRIEETELPPETGPWLLPGATPDVVAASPWLRPDFARPDHRLRLASHTFAVRAGDRRILVDTGIGNGKDRANPAWHHLNTDYLARLEDAGFPPESVDLVVLTHLHTDHVGWNTRYHDGAWVPTFPHARYLVAHDEWAYWSAAELDPARLQMFRDSVHPVRDHGLLDPVAVSAAGTGIAPGVTLVPAPGHTPGQIAVRLSDAGQSALITGDCVHHPVQLSRPDLASCVDIDPVAAVATRRDLLASLAGTDTLVLGSHFPPPTAGLVRADGSGYRLVPVPAA from the coding sequence ATGCCCGCACCCACCTGGACCGTCGGCGGCATCACCGTCCACCGCATCGAGGAAACCGAACTGCCGCCGGAAACCGGCCCTTGGCTGCTCCCCGGCGCCACCCCTGACGTGGTCGCCGCATCCCCCTGGCTGCGCCCCGACTTCGCCCGGCCCGACCACCGGCTCCGTCTCGCCAGCCACACCTTCGCCGTCCGCGCGGGCGACCGGCGCATCCTCGTCGACACCGGCATCGGCAACGGCAAGGACCGCGCCAACCCCGCCTGGCACCACCTGAACACGGACTACCTCGCCCGTCTCGAAGACGCTGGCTTCCCACCCGAGTCCGTCGACCTCGTCGTCCTCACCCATCTGCACACCGACCACGTCGGCTGGAACACCCGGTACCACGACGGGGCGTGGGTGCCCACGTTCCCGCACGCCCGGTACCTGGTGGCACACGACGAGTGGGCGTACTGGTCGGCCGCCGAACTGGACCCCGCACGGCTCCAGATGTTCCGCGACTCCGTCCATCCGGTGCGTGACCACGGCCTGCTGGACCCGGTCGCCGTCTCCGCCGCCGGCACCGGCATCGCTCCCGGCGTCACCCTCGTACCCGCCCCGGGGCACACTCCCGGCCAGATCGCCGTGCGGCTGTCCGACGCCGGGCAGTCGGCCCTGATCACCGGTGACTGCGTCCACCACCCCGTCCAGCTGAGCCGGCCCGACCTGGCCAGCTGCGTCGACATCGACCCGGTCGCGGCCGTGGCCACCCGTCGTGACCTGCTCGCCTCGCTCGCCGGCACCGACACACTCGTCCTCGGCAGCCACTTCCCACCGCCCACCGCCGGCCTCGTCCGCGCCGACGGTTCCGGCTACCGTCTCGTCCCGGTACCGGCGGCGTAG
- a CDS encoding aromatic amino acid ammonia-lyase — protein sequence MPDRPSFPVPSATTPQTCLRVSGTGLTCVDVVRAARRRVLVHLDGEALKRAGRAYEIARDSGAKRAVYGRTTGVGANRHAVVTPDAADQHGLRLLRSHAGGSGDRLPDDVVRAGLLVRLNQLAAAGSGVHPRLLSALETALAEDALPSVHTRGAIGTGDLTALAEIALTLAGERPWARGSLEPVPVSPGDALAFISSNAVTLAESVLAWHDLSRLLRASHVITALSYAALGGSPEAFSEVVHAARPHKGSLYCAAEMRRILGLDTDAPAGRRLQDPFGLRAFPQVHGPALDAADALERVLDIDINAAAENPLIDIGGEQVHHHGQFSTAYLALALDGLRAALHHAAELSAARLSDLVEPDLTGLPPFLAAGPAGSSGIMILEYVAHDALGQLRHAAAPVTLGTAVISRGLEDHASFSTQAARSTTSAVAAYRAVLACELIGAVRALRLSGPALPSAPVARAFAAAAERLPYVAEDHPLSSEIEQAEALIGDFADY from the coding sequence ATGCCGGACCGCCCTTCCTTTCCCGTGCCCTCCGCCACCACGCCGCAGACCTGCCTCCGCGTCAGTGGCACCGGCTTGACCTGTGTCGACGTCGTCCGTGCCGCACGGCGCCGCGTCCTCGTGCATCTGGACGGTGAAGCGCTCAAGCGGGCCGGGCGGGCGTACGAGATCGCCCGGGACAGCGGGGCCAAGCGGGCCGTGTACGGGCGCACCACCGGCGTCGGCGCCAACCGGCACGCCGTCGTCACCCCGGACGCCGCCGACCAGCACGGGCTGCGGCTGTTGCGCAGTCACGCGGGCGGCAGCGGGGACCGGTTGCCGGACGACGTGGTACGCGCCGGACTGCTCGTACGCCTCAACCAGCTGGCCGCCGCGGGCAGTGGCGTACATCCCCGGCTGCTCAGCGCCCTCGAGACCGCGCTGGCCGAGGACGCGTTGCCCTCGGTGCACACCCGCGGCGCCATCGGTACCGGCGACCTCACCGCCCTCGCCGAGATCGCGCTGACCCTCGCCGGGGAGCGGCCCTGGGCACGGGGATCGCTGGAGCCGGTGCCGGTCAGCCCGGGCGACGCCCTCGCGTTCATCTCCAGCAACGCCGTCACGCTCGCGGAATCGGTCCTGGCCTGGCACGACCTGAGCCGGCTGCTGCGCGCGAGCCATGTGATCACGGCGCTCTCCTACGCTGCGCTGGGCGGCTCGCCGGAGGCGTTCTCCGAGGTCGTGCACGCCGCACGCCCGCACAAGGGATCGCTGTACTGCGCCGCCGAGATGCGCCGCATCCTCGGCCTGGACACCGACGCGCCCGCCGGACGGCGCCTGCAGGACCCCTTCGGACTGCGCGCCTTCCCGCAGGTGCACGGCCCGGCACTGGACGCGGCCGACGCGCTGGAACGCGTACTGGACATCGACATCAACGCCGCCGCCGAGAACCCGCTGATCGACATCGGCGGCGAACAGGTCCACCACCACGGCCAGTTCTCCACGGCCTACCTCGCCCTCGCGCTGGACGGCCTGCGCGCCGCGCTGCACCACGCCGCCGAACTGTCCGCAGCGCGCCTGAGCGACCTGGTCGAGCCCGACCTCACCGGCCTGCCACCGTTCCTCGCCGCAGGCCCCGCCGGCAGCTCCGGCATCATGATCCTGGAGTACGTCGCACACGACGCGCTCGGCCAGCTCCGGCACGCGGCAGCCCCGGTCACCCTCGGCACCGCGGTGATCTCGCGCGGCCTGGAGGACCACGCCAGCTTCTCCACCCAGGCGGCGCGCAGCACCACATCGGCCGTCGCCGCCTACCGCGCGGTCCTGGCCTGCGAACTGATAGGCGCGGTACGGGCGCTGCGGCTCTCCGGTCCCGCCCTGCCGTCCGCACCCGTGGCCCGCGCCTTCGCGGCGGCCGCCGAACGGCTCCCGTACGTCGCTGAGGACCATCCCCTCAGCAGTGAGATCGAGCAGGCCGAGGCCCTGATCGGGGACTTCGCCGACTACTGA
- a CDS encoding helix-turn-helix transcriptional regulator has product MPDIRHTPDAPTCIRVLAPGDSIDAHRHDEHQIVYAGSGVLSVTTDAGTWFAPGTQAIWVPAGCVHAHRAHGHLALHLLGLAPDTNPLGLDAPTVLAVGPLLRELLLAYTRGPHDGSPERQRLRAVLLDQLCASPQQPLQLPAPTDARLAAVCDLLYDNPADPRTLAALGSAVGAGGRTLSRLFQRELGMTFPQWRTRLRLYHALRMLADGMPVTSVAHHCGWSSTSAFIDVFRRAFGCTPGTHGRRS; this is encoded by the coding sequence ATGCCGGACATCCGCCACACGCCCGACGCTCCCACCTGCATCAGGGTGCTGGCTCCTGGAGACAGCATCGACGCGCACCGGCATGACGAGCACCAGATCGTCTACGCGGGTTCCGGCGTGCTGTCCGTCACCACGGACGCCGGGACCTGGTTCGCGCCCGGTACGCAGGCCATCTGGGTGCCCGCCGGCTGCGTCCACGCCCACCGGGCCCACGGCCACCTCGCGCTGCACCTGCTCGGCCTGGCGCCCGACACCAATCCGCTCGGGCTCGACGCCCCTACCGTCCTCGCCGTCGGTCCCCTGCTGCGGGAGCTGCTCCTCGCCTACACCCGAGGCCCGCACGACGGCTCGCCCGAGCGGCAGCGGCTGCGCGCGGTCCTCCTCGACCAGCTGTGCGCCTCACCCCAGCAGCCGCTCCAGCTGCCCGCTCCCACCGATGCCCGCCTCGCCGCCGTCTGCGACCTGCTGTACGACAACCCGGCCGATCCGCGCACCCTGGCCGCCCTGGGCAGCGCGGTGGGCGCCGGTGGCCGCACGCTCAGCCGCCTCTTCCAGCGTGAACTGGGCATGACGTTCCCGCAGTGGCGCACCCGGCTGCGGCTGTACCACGCCCTGCGCATGCTGGCCGACGGCATGCCGGTGACCTCGGTCGCGCACCACTGCGGCTGGTCCTCCACCAGCGCCTTCATCGACGTCTTCCGCCGCGCTTTCGGCTGCACGCCCGGCACCCACGGCCGGCGCTCCTGA
- a CDS encoding formylglycine-generating enzyme family protein, with amino-acid sequence MIGVPPGEVTLSDRRTRRSWSVELGPYRLAAFPVTQALYAEVTGRRPSTAQGDRLPVEGVSWWDAVRFCNALSERDGLVPAYRLRADVKGLHVEWRTSADGYRLPTEAEWEHACRAGTTGPRYGPLDEIAWYRGNSDERLHEVGGKRPNAWGLHDMLGNVWNWCWDVYDAEVYGAYRVLRGGGWFDEHWSCRASARRRSHPDFRVDDVGFRVARSLH; translated from the coding sequence ATGATCGGTGTCCCGCCGGGAGAGGTGACGCTGTCGGACCGCCGGACGCGGCGCAGTTGGTCGGTCGAGCTGGGTCCTTACCGGCTCGCGGCGTTCCCCGTCACGCAGGCGCTGTACGCGGAGGTCACCGGGCGGCGGCCGAGCACCGCCCAGGGAGACCGGCTGCCCGTCGAGGGTGTCTCCTGGTGGGACGCGGTCCGCTTCTGCAACGCCCTGTCCGAACGCGACGGACTCGTACCGGCCTACCGCCTCCGTGCCGACGTCAAAGGCCTGCACGTCGAGTGGCGCACCTCTGCCGACGGCTACCGGCTGCCGACCGAAGCCGAGTGGGAACACGCCTGCCGGGCCGGTACGACGGGGCCGCGCTACGGGCCGCTCGACGAGATCGCCTGGTACCGCGGCAACTCGGACGAGCGCCTCCACGAGGTGGGCGGCAAGCGCCCCAACGCATGGGGCCTGCACGACATGCTCGGCAACGTCTGGAACTGGTGCTGGGACGTCTACGACGCCGAGGTCTACGGCGCCTACCGGGTGCTGCGGGGCGGCGGCTGGTTCGACGAGCACTGGAGCTGCCGGGCCTCCGCCAGGCGCCGCAGCCACCCGGACTTCCGGGTCGACGACGTGGGCTTCCGCGTCGCCCGGTCCCTTCACTGA
- a CDS encoding L,D-transpeptidase family protein, whose protein sequence is MVSTSRRIPRARRGIAYAAAAGLVSPLLVVGVQSAPAAAASGSWCGGLQGPYQKQAERFLGRKADGRQSVGDCRAIRDFQRAHGIHPQYGYAGPVTWNVMKLVKQQKAAGKNPNRAGKCPVNKGRIACVDLTRQISWIQDGRKLVKGPVPVRTGRNKFETRTGLHRVYWRHKDHVSSLYDVPMPYSQFFDGGEAFHSIDGSVWSAPGSHGCVNMRPADARSYWKLLRNGDEVYVYGRKAGT, encoded by the coding sequence ATGGTAAGTACAAGCAGACGAATACCACGGGCGAGACGCGGCATCGCGTACGCGGCGGCGGCAGGGCTGGTGTCACCCCTGCTGGTGGTCGGGGTGCAGTCGGCGCCCGCGGCCGCCGCCTCCGGCTCCTGGTGCGGCGGCCTCCAAGGGCCGTACCAGAAGCAGGCCGAGCGGTTCCTCGGCCGCAAGGCCGACGGCAGACAGTCGGTCGGAGACTGCCGCGCGATCCGGGATTTCCAGCGTGCACACGGCATCCACCCGCAGTACGGGTACGCCGGCCCGGTCACCTGGAACGTGATGAAGCTGGTGAAGCAGCAGAAGGCGGCGGGCAAGAACCCCAACCGGGCCGGCAAGTGCCCGGTGAACAAGGGACGCATCGCGTGCGTGGACCTGACCCGGCAGATCAGCTGGATCCAGGACGGCCGCAAGCTCGTCAAGGGTCCCGTGCCGGTGCGTACGGGGCGGAACAAGTTCGAGACCCGCACCGGTCTGCACCGCGTCTACTGGCGCCACAAGGACCATGTCTCCTCGCTGTACGACGTGCCGATGCCGTACAGCCAGTTCTTCGACGGCGGCGAGGCCTTCCACTCCATCGACGGCAGTGTGTGGTCGGCGCCGGGCTCGCACGGCTGCGTCAACATGCGGCCGGCGGACGCCAGGAGCTACTGGAAGCTGCTGAGGAACGGCGACGAGGTCTACGTGTACGGGCGCAAGGCCGGGACGTGA
- a CDS encoding Asp-tRNA(Asn)/Glu-tRNA(Gln) amidotransferase GatCAB subunit A — MRPYELSLAEAADAIGAGHLSPVELTDSVLARIEATEPQLNAYAAVTADLAREQAAAAEREIAAGRRRGPLHGIPMALKDLIDTAGVVTASGSAVRAGRVPDRDAAVTARLRQAGAVLLGKAHTHEFAFGLTTPQTRNPWAPDRVPGGSSGGSAAAVAAGAATFALGTDTGGSIRVPAALTGTVGLKPTYGLVPREGVTALSWSLDHVGPITRTVRDAGLVLDAIAERRADTSGDGCGTHGAGGTGVSGADDGGPDLRGVRVGVPVDYFFDRVDSQVEAAVRAALDRMAALGARLVDVEIPLHRYVQAAHWGLMVPEATAYHAEQLSRTPELYGADVRVLLEAGALLPAVDHLRAQRARTLMRQEWGRLLDKVDLIAAPTVPATAATAGQATFTWADGTAETVADAYVRFCAPANITGLPALSLPVGFDRDGLPIGMQLIGRAYGETALLAAADAYEQAFGPAPLAEVHQPTAAATVSASTPSALPLPASRT; from the coding sequence GTGCGGCCCTACGAGCTCTCCCTCGCCGAGGCGGCCGACGCGATCGGCGCCGGGCACCTGTCCCCGGTGGAGCTGACCGACTCCGTCCTGGCGCGCATCGAAGCGACCGAGCCGCAGCTGAACGCCTATGCGGCCGTCACCGCGGACCTGGCGCGCGAGCAGGCCGCCGCCGCGGAACGGGAGATCGCCGCCGGGCGGCGCCGCGGTCCGCTGCACGGCATACCCATGGCGCTCAAGGACCTGATCGACACCGCGGGCGTGGTGACCGCCTCCGGTTCGGCCGTACGCGCCGGCCGGGTGCCGGACCGGGACGCCGCCGTCACCGCGCGGCTGAGGCAGGCGGGCGCGGTGCTGCTGGGCAAGGCGCACACCCACGAGTTCGCCTTCGGGCTGACGACACCGCAGACCCGCAACCCCTGGGCGCCGGACCGGGTGCCGGGCGGCTCCAGCGGCGGGTCGGCCGCCGCGGTGGCCGCCGGGGCGGCGACGTTCGCGCTGGGCACGGACACGGGCGGCTCGATCCGGGTGCCCGCGGCGCTGACGGGAACGGTCGGTCTGAAGCCGACGTACGGCCTGGTGCCCCGGGAGGGCGTGACCGCGCTGTCCTGGTCGCTCGACCACGTCGGCCCGATCACCCGCACGGTGCGCGACGCCGGGCTGGTGCTGGACGCCATCGCCGAGCGCCGTGCCGACACCTCAGGGGACGGGTGCGGAACGCACGGCGCCGGTGGCACGGGTGTGAGTGGCGCCGACGACGGCGGGCCGGACCTGCGCGGTGTCCGGGTGGGCGTCCCCGTCGACTACTTCTTCGACCGGGTGGACTCCCAGGTGGAGGCCGCCGTCCGGGCCGCCCTGGACCGCATGGCCGCCCTCGGGGCCCGCCTGGTCGACGTGGAGATCCCACTGCACCGGTACGTCCAGGCCGCCCACTGGGGACTGATGGTGCCCGAGGCGACCGCGTACCACGCCGAGCAGCTCAGCCGTACGCCCGAACTGTACGGGGCCGACGTGCGGGTGCTGCTGGAGGCGGGGGCGCTGCTGCCCGCCGTCGACCATCTGCGTGCGCAGCGGGCCCGCACGCTGATGCGGCAGGAGTGGGGCAGGCTGCTGGACAAGGTGGACCTGATCGCGGCACCGACCGTACCGGCCACCGCCGCGACGGCCGGTCAGGCGACATTCACCTGGGCGGACGGGACGGCGGAGACGGTGGCCGACGCGTACGTACGGTTCTGCGCGCCTGCGAACATCACCGGGCTGCCCGCACTGTCGCTGCCGGTGGGGTTCGACCGGGACGGGCTGCCGATCGGCATGCAGCTGATCGGGCGGGCGTACGGCGAGACGGCACTCCTGGCCGCGGCGGACGCGTACGAGCAGGCCTTCGGCCCCGCCCCACTGGCCGAGGTGCACCAGCCGACCGCCGCCGCCACCGTCTCCGCTTCGACCCCTTCGGCCCTGCCCCTGCCTGCCTCCCGAACCTAG